The genomic DNA GGAATCCCGCCGATTCCGACCTGAAGAGTCGCTCCGTCTTCAACAAGCTCCGCTATATGCCCCGCAATCGTTTTTTCAACATCGCTGGGCTCGAGGACTCCGATAGTGGGAAGATCTTTGCTGTACTCGACGATATAATCCACATCTTTCATATGAATCTGCGTATCGCCATGGGTCACGGGGACTTTATCGTTGACTTCCAGAATGACCATGTCGGCCATTTCAATAACTTCCTGTTCATAGACATTGCTCAGCCCCAGGCTGAAGAACCCGGATTTTTCCATCATGGAGCTGACAGCGCCCCAGTAAACCACGAAATCCCCGTCTTCTTTAAACGAGACGATTCTGTCCATGCCGGCGGCATGGAGATTGTTAGGGATATAATCGACGATGCGGTACCCGGCTTTCTGCGCCGCCCTGGTGGAAGGACCGAAAAACCAGTTGTCATTGCAGAAGACGCCTTCCGATTCAGGGTTCTCACAAAAAGGATAATGCCCGAAATTCAAGCAGGAGTTCACACGCAGAAAATCGAACTTCTCAGCATGCTTATGGATTTCGCCCATGAAACCCTGGGACTCCATGGATGCCATTCCCACGACGACGCTGGCCTTGCGGGGTATCTTCCCGATCGCCTCTTCCATGGACAGATATTTCTTTTCGTATTCTTTTTTCCAGTCTGTCACAACGGTCCTCCAATCAGATTTTAAGTCCGCCGTCCACACCGAGAATCTGCCCGGTAACAAAAGCCGATTTATCACCGGCGAGGAACGTTACGGCATTGGCGATATCTTCCGGTTCGCCCAGACGCCCGAGCGCCGTATTGCTTTCCATGAGATCCAGGACTTTCTGCGGCACGGCATCGGTCATGGGAGTGCGGATAAATCCCGGAGCCACGGCATTGACCCGGACCCTGGCACCTTTTCTGGCAAATTCTTTCGCCCATGTTTTAGTCATGGATATGACGCCGCCCTTGCTGGCCGCATAGTTGGACTGCCCCACATTGCCGTAGACGCCGACAACAGAGGACATATTTATGATCGATCCCGCACCCTTTTCCATCATTTTGGGCGCGATATATTTCGTCATATTAAAAACGCCCTTGAGGTTGATATTGAGGACAAAGTCCCAATCCTCTTCTGACATTTTCTGGATGAGATTGTCTCTTGTGACACCGGCATTATTGACCAGGACATCAATGGAACCGAATTGACCGACCATTTCATCTGTAAAGGCGGCAATGGCTTCGCTGTTCTGAACATCGAGGACGTATCCCCTGACATTGCTGTTGGCTTTTTCCATTTCTGCGAAAGTGGCATCAGACACATCGGTGGCGATTACCATCTTCGCTCCTTCAGCGGCGAACTGCTCGACGATTGTCCGGCCGATACCCCGGCCTCCGCCTGTAACGACGCATACAAGATCTTTAACACTCATTTTTATACTCCTTACAACCGGACCCTGCCGGCGCCACACGCAACCATGTGAATCACTTGTCATTTTTATAATTTATGTTACCACAGATCTGATCTCTGTAAAGGGAAAAAAAGATTTTTTTATTCATGTGATTCACATGCTCTTTTTACACGAAGATACTCACTTCTCCAAAGCGGCTCTTTATTCTATAATCTCCCTATGAAACAATATGTCACTTATCTCTTCGATGCCGACGGGACCCTTCTGGATACCTCGGAACTTATTTTTCAGAGCTTTTACCATACATGCCGGACTCACGGCGGTTTTGAAGTGGATCGGGAGACCATTTTCAAGGACGTCGGAATTCCCCTCAAAGTACAGCTGATCAAACTTCTGGGAGAGATGAGTCCCGAAGAGCTGGAAGCTGTTATTGAAACCCACCGGTCTTACCAGAAAACCATTTATGAAATGACACTGCGGCTCTACGGGGGCGTTAAGGAAGGATTGGTAAAATTGAAGGAACGGGGCGCCAGGCTGGGAATCGTAACGTCGAGAAACAGGGAGTCCCTCGACACCTATCTGAAACACACGGGAATCGACAGGCTGTTTGAAGTGGTGGCTTCTCCCGAAGATACCGCGAACCACAAACCGCACCCGGAACCGGTTTTATGGGCCATGAAGCAGTTCGGATCGGAACCGGACTCCACTGTTTTTGTCGGTGACGCTGTTTTCGACATTCTCAGCGGCAATGCGGCCGGCGTGGACACGGCGCTGATAACCTGGGGGCACAACGACCCGGAGGACATTGAAGCGGAACCGACCTGGGTCATTCATGATTTCAACGATCTCTTAAGCTGATTTTTTTATTGAATAATACCATATCGGCCCTATTATTATGGTATGGCAGCCATAAAAAAAATCTTATTGATCAGTTTTACCTTATTTGCTCTTCTCTCCTGCATGACCGGTTCGGGAAAGACAACCTCTACGGGAATGGATGTCGCTGAACTCGACAGTCTCATTCAGGATATGGCGGAGAGAATCATTCCTCTTCTTCCTGCGGAAAAGGAAGCAAATATCGCCGTCTACTATTTTACCGTCAACGGCGAAGAAAGCCCCTACAGCGATTACCTGATAAACAATCTGACAACGGAAATTGCCAACAGGGCACCGCAGAACTGTCACGTGGTAAGCCGGAAAGGGCTCGACCGGATAATGGACGAGTATTCCTTCCAGCTCTCCGACCTCGTCAGCGAAGAGACGCAGGTCAATATCGGAGAGCTGTTAGGCGCCGACACCATCATAACCGGGTATATAACCCCTCTGGGAGACAGTAACAGTATAAATGTTCAGCTCATGGATGTGCATACGGGTGCGGTCTCCGGCGGTTTTACAATGAACGTATCCGGAGACATACAGCTGGGCTCCGGACAGGTCAGCGACAGAATTACCATGGAGCGTCAGTATTCCACGACAAGCGGCGCCGCGACGACTACGACCATATACGAGAGTTTCGACGGCCCTGTTACAGAAGTGATGCCGGGATTTTTCGAAGAGCACTGGGGAGAGCACATTTTGACAATAAGCGGCGAAACCGATGTCGATCCCGGGGGATACGCTTACCTCAATTTCTCTGCCCAGCTGGATACGGACGATTACAGGGCCATCCGTGAAGATTCAGACATGACTTTTTATCTGGATCTGCCTCTCAACGCCCCGCCCCTTGACTCCGATGGCTTTTATGTAAAGGTAAAGCCCTCCGGTTTCACAGGCGCTTATATCATGGTGCGTCAGACAATCGATGATGAGCACATCGTTCTGGGCGTCCCCATCAGCTTGAGACAGGGGGAATGGAATGAGCTGCGGATCCCCTTCGGAAACCTGAAGCTCCTCGAAGGTGAGGATCGTATGGACAGGGAGGAAAATATATCCATAACGCTGGGAGTTCCCTACTTTGACAATGTCGTTCAGGGGTATCTGAAAGGCATTTCTGTTGAAGGCTCACTTTCTGTTGACGAGCTCGGTCTCTATTCTCTTAAAGAAAACATGGATGATCAGGGAATCATATCGACATTTGAAGATGAGATTCTCAAAGCAGTTCCCTCGCTCCATACAGAGGGAGGCCTGTTTTACGTAGATTATTCCAACAGCGATTCAGGCATGGAAAAACTGAACAGAGGAATAGAATCCAGCCGCCTGGAATGGCGCATAGCCGAATCGGGGCCGGTTGGGAAATTTTTCACGGTTGCCGGCGAATACAGGCTGAACGATCAGATCAATACGTTCCTCGATGAAGGAGGCGAAGTTGCTCTTGTCCTCGATCTCTTTTTTGAAAAAAGACCTGATGATTTTGAAAAACTGACATTCCTCCTGTCCTCGGAAGGACTGACCACAGGTTACCTCTACCTTTCCAATCCCGAAGAAGCCGAAGCTTTCGAAACCGATATCCGCACAGGCAGAAGCTGGTCGAGGGTTTCTATTGATTTTTCTGATCTTCTTTACAGCGAAGAGGATTCGGGAGCTGATTGGGACGATCCGGTCATGATGCGGACCATTTGGCCGATTGCCCCCTCCATTCTCAGAAATGCTCTCGGGGAAGAGGGCCTTCTTGAGCTGTCTCTGAATATTGATGAGCTGAGCTGGGAATAAGTATAAAAAAACGGCTTGCTTCCCTATGGGCCATACAATACTATACCTTCAGGAGGATTAAGAAATTGTCAAATCAGTCGCATAAGGATTCCTGGAAGAAAAATTACAGCACTGCCCCGGCGCAGCTTGAAAAAATGTCAAAAATAAAAGGGCTTATAAGTGCCTTTAATGCCAATATTGATGCGGTTATCAAAATATCGGGAAAAAAGATCGGTGAAATAATCGCTTCCGAATCATTGGACCCTGTCGCCCTGCTGAAAGAGGGAGAGACTTCGATAAACAGCAAAGAAGACTCGATAAGGGGAATAATCAAGTGTTTTGCCGGCGGAATAGCCGAAGAATGGTTAATTGAAGATGAAAAAGTGTATGGCTGGCTCAACGACACGATCGGTTACGATCAGCTCCAGATGGGCGGGCAGGGAGGAATCGTAGCCAATGCCATGGCGGTCTGCGGAGTCGATCCCGTATACGTTCACTGCGCATCCCTTCCTGAAGAGCAGGGAAAACTTTTTCTCGATCTTCCCAATCTCGTTTCGGTAGACGGCGCCGGCAATGTGAAAAAAGCCTATGAGATATCCCGCAAGGACCTCCCCCTTATTCACTGGATCATCGAATTCGACAAAGGCGATACTCTTGATCTGGGAGGGAAAACCATCACATGCCCCAAATCAAACCGCTTCATCGCCACTTATGACCCGCTGAACTTCAAACTGGACATTGATAAACCTTTTGCCGAACTATTCAATAAAGGGAAGGATCCCTTTGAATATATCATCCTCTCCGGATATCAGATGCTCAAGGAAAACCTTGAAGGCGGAGAGAAGGGTCTCGATAGAATAGACGAATCAATTGAAATCGTTGAAAAATGGCGTAAAGCCGCGGCAATGGACCATATCCTCCATTTTGAGGTCGCCTCCACCCAGGATAAAGTGATACGGAAAAATCTCCTGGATAAACTCGCTGTCCGTTCCGACAGTCTGGGCTTTAACGAAAGAGAGCTGATTGACATGCTGGAAGTTATCGGAGAAGAGGAACTGGCTTCGATATGTGACAAAAAGACAACCAGCTCAAATCTCTTCAAGGGCATGTTGAAAGTCTATGAGTACACAAAATGTCCGAGACTGCAGCTCCATATGTTCGGACTATATGTAACGCTTCAGAAAAAGGGCTTCTCCGTAACGCCGGAGCAGAACAGAAACGGAATGCAGCTTGCCGCTGTCATCGCAGCGGCCAAAGCAGGCACCGGTGCCATTAACAGCAAAGACGTTCTCATGTGGGCCGCCGGCCGCGAAGTCTCCGATACGGGTCTGGGCGAATTGAAATCGCTTTCGGAAGAAGTTGCTGAACTGTTCGGATCCAACGATATGCTGAACACAGGAATTTTTGAGAACGATGATCTGGAAATCATTGCTGTTCCTACAATTCTCATAGACAATCCCGTAACGCTCGTCGGAATGGGCGATACGATTTCATCGATCTCTCTTGTCGGTGCAAGATAAAAGACGATTTTGATGGCTGTTCCCCGGAGCAGCCTTTTTTTTCCTGTCAGGGATATATCGGATTGACTTTCCGCCCCCTTGTCGTTAACCTTTCAATTACCAATGGTTAACAAATCTATTTCAAGTAGAAAGATTATACTCTCCATGCTTAGAAACAGCAGAGAACCTCTCTCGGGAGAAAGAATTTCCAGAGAATTGGGCGTCAGTCGCGTCGCTGTCTGGAAACAGATTCAGAATCTCATAGAACTGGGATACGGCATTGAATCATCATCAGCCGGATATGCTCTGAAAGATGAGGCGGATCATCTCTACCCCTGGGAGTTCCCGCAGGAAAAACAGAACTACAATGCTTTTAAGGAATTGGACTCCACCATGACTGAAGCCAGAAAAATAGCTTTAAAAGGTTGTTCCGATTTTACGACCGTAGTGGCTGAAAAGCAGAATAAAGGGCGAGGAAGAGGTACAAAATCCTGGGATTCCCGGGAAGGCGGCTTGTATTTCACCTGGATAATTAAACCCGAGCTTCCCCTGGCCTATCACTATATTTATACAATCGGTGCCGTGGCAGCGCTTTCCCGGACTGTCAATGATTTATACGGAGTTGACGCCAGAGCCAAATGGCCCAATGACCTTGTTGCCCCGGAGGGAAAAGTGGCCGGTGTCTTATCAGAAATGGAATGCTCCGGCGAAAAAATCAGCTGGCTGAATCTTGGAATTGGAATCAATGTGAATAATAAGCTGGACTCGGAAGACAGAACATCATTAAAAGAGTTATCCGGTCATTCCATAGACAGAAAAGAACTTCTCAACAGTTTTGAAGAACAATTCCGCAGAATGCTTTCAAGGGAAACTCCGGGGTCAATCAGGGCGATGTGGGAGAACCGGAATTCCACGATCGGACAAGCGGTCCGCCTTCGATCGGAACAGGAAGGCCTGTTGACCGGCCGCGCAGTCGGACTGACGAAATCCGGCTCTCTCATCGTGAGAAAGGGAAAGATTGAAACAACAGCTCTCTTCGGAGACATATATGAAAAATAACAGGAGAAATCTGAATGAATGAAAAATCATCCATCCGCATGATGGTTATGTCCTCTCTCTTCGCCGCACTGACTGCGGTCGGCGCTTATATCGCCATACCCATAGGTCCCGTTCCAATAGTGCTGGCAAACTTTTTTGTCATGTGCGCCGGTCTGTTACTGGGAAAAAAATGGGCTCCGCTATCCATGATTGTCTATCTTGGGCTCGGCTTTGCCGGATTGCCCGTCTTCTCAGGCGGAGCATCGGGTCCGGCCGCCTTCGCCGGTCCCACTGGCGGTTTTCTCATAGCTTATGTCTTGTCTGCTCTGACTATCGCGATAATCAGCGGTTCGGGAGAAACAAGGCTCTGGAAAGACATTGCTGCTGTCCTGGCAGGAATTGCCATCGTCTATTTAGTTGGAGTCCCCTGGTTGAAAATAAGCCTCGATATGGATTGGGCGAAAGCTATGACGGCGGGCATGCTTCCTTTCATACCGGGTGATATGCTCAAGGGAGCCGCCGCAGTTGCAATCGTGAAATACCTTCGGCCGCGATTTAATGACTGAGAACACTCCGATCATTGAAATATCCCGATTATCTCATATCTTTTCCGACGGAACGATGGGGTTGTCTGATATAACCTTCTCGGTGAACAGGGGAGAGTTTCTTATTATCTCCGGCCCGAACGGAAGCGGAAAAAGCGTTCTGATGAAACATCTGAACGGTTTGCTCTCCCCTTCCGAAGGAGACATACTGATCGACGGTGTTCCGCTATCCGGGGATCTGATTTCAGTAAGGAAAAAAATCGGCCTGGTATTTCAGGATGCGGACAGTCAGATTATCGGTCAGACTGTTGAAAAAGATGCCGCCTTCGGTCCGGAAAACCTCCGCCTGTCCAGAGAGGAAATTGACAGGAGAGTGCATAGCGCTCTGGATGAGGTAAAACTACTCCATAGAAAAAAGTCCCGTCCCCATATTCTTTCGGGTGGGGAGAAAAGGCGGCTTGCCGTTGCGGGAATTCTCTGTATGGAACCGGAACTGTTTATTTTCGATGAACCCTTTTCCAATCTCGATTATTCGGGAGTCAAACAGGTCCTTCACCAACTGGTGGACCTCCATGAAAAAGGACATACCATCATTGTAATCACTCACGACCTCGGCAAAGTTCTGGCTCACGGAACAAGGCTCATTATAATGGAAAAGGGAAGAATTGTCGCAGAGGGTCAACCGGATGGCCTTCTCGATTCGCTTGAGCAATGGGGTATAAGACGTCCGAAAGGCCTGAAAAGCGGAGACATGACATGGCTGAGGTAGAGTTTTTCCACTATCGCGCCGGTTCCGGATTTCTTTACTCGCTCAACACAGGCATCAAATACCTCTGCGCACTGCTTCTCTCTGTGACACTTTTCCATAGTTCGGTCCTGGAATTATCGGCTCTGACTCTGATCATACTGCCT from Spirochaeta isovalerica includes the following:
- a CDS encoding acetyl-CoA hydrolase/transferase C-terminal domain-containing protein, which codes for MTDWKKEYEKKYLSMEEAIGKIPRKASVVVGMASMESQGFMGEIHKHAEKFDFLRVNSCLNFGHYPFCENPESEGVFCNDNWFFGPSTRAAQKAGYRIVDYIPNNLHAAGMDRIVSFKEDGDFVVYWGAVSSMMEKSGFFSLGLSNVYEQEVIEMADMVILEVNDKVPVTHGDTQIHMKDVDYIVEYSKDLPTIGVLEPSDVEKTIAGHIAELVEDGATLQVGIGGIPNAVCGLLSDKKDLGIHTEMFTESMIDLFEAGVITNKKKTLWPGKFICTFALGSQRMYDWLADNPAVLILRGSYVNDPYVISQNDNMVSINTAISVDLTGQVCSESLGTVQYSGTGGQLDTHRGAVMSKGGKGIIALRSTAKGGTLSTITAVLAEGAKVTVPRQDIDYVVTEYGVAHLRGGTIAQRVKALIAIAHPDFRDRLTDEARKLKYI
- the fabG gene encoding 3-oxoacyl-ACP reductase FabG; the encoded protein is MSVKDLVCVVTGGGRGIGRTIVEQFAAEGAKMVIATDVSDATFAEMEKANSNVRGYVLDVQNSEAIAAFTDEMVGQFGSIDVLVNNAGVTRDNLIQKMSEEDWDFVLNINLKGVFNMTKYIAPKMMEKGAGSIINMSSVVGVYGNVGQSNYAASKGGVISMTKTWAKEFARKGARVRVNAVAPGFIRTPMTDAVPQKVLDLMESNTALGRLGEPEDIANAVTFLAGDKSAFVTGQILGVDGGLKI
- a CDS encoding HAD family hydrolase, which translates into the protein MKQYVTYLFDADGTLLDTSELIFQSFYHTCRTHGGFEVDRETIFKDVGIPLKVQLIKLLGEMSPEELEAVIETHRSYQKTIYEMTLRLYGGVKEGLVKLKERGARLGIVTSRNRESLDTYLKHTGIDRLFEVVASPEDTANHKPHPEPVLWAMKQFGSEPDSTVFVGDAVFDILSGNAAGVDTALITWGHNDPEDIEAEPTWVIHDFNDLLS
- a CDS encoding ADP-dependent glucokinase/phosphofructokinase: MSNQSHKDSWKKNYSTAPAQLEKMSKIKGLISAFNANIDAVIKISGKKIGEIIASESLDPVALLKEGETSINSKEDSIRGIIKCFAGGIAEEWLIEDEKVYGWLNDTIGYDQLQMGGQGGIVANAMAVCGVDPVYVHCASLPEEQGKLFLDLPNLVSVDGAGNVKKAYEISRKDLPLIHWIIEFDKGDTLDLGGKTITCPKSNRFIATYDPLNFKLDIDKPFAELFNKGKDPFEYIILSGYQMLKENLEGGEKGLDRIDESIEIVEKWRKAAAMDHILHFEVASTQDKVIRKNLLDKLAVRSDSLGFNERELIDMLEVIGEEELASICDKKTTSSNLFKGMLKVYEYTKCPRLQLHMFGLYVTLQKKGFSVTPEQNRNGMQLAAVIAAAKAGTGAINSKDVLMWAAGREVSDTGLGELKSLSEEVAELFGSNDMLNTGIFENDDLEIIAVPTILIDNPVTLVGMGDTISSISLVGAR
- a CDS encoding biotin--[acetyl-CoA-carboxylase] ligase — encoded protein: MLRNSREPLSGERISRELGVSRVAVWKQIQNLIELGYGIESSSAGYALKDEADHLYPWEFPQEKQNYNAFKELDSTMTEARKIALKGCSDFTTVVAEKQNKGRGRGTKSWDSREGGLYFTWIIKPELPLAYHYIYTIGAVAALSRTVNDLYGVDARAKWPNDLVAPEGKVAGVLSEMECSGEKISWLNLGIGINVNNKLDSEDRTSLKELSGHSIDRKELLNSFEEQFRRMLSRETPGSIRAMWENRNSTIGQAVRLRSEQEGLLTGRAVGLTKSGSLIVRKGKIETTALFGDIYEK
- a CDS encoding biotin transporter BioY encodes the protein MNEKSSIRMMVMSSLFAALTAVGAYIAIPIGPVPIVLANFFVMCAGLLLGKKWAPLSMIVYLGLGFAGLPVFSGGASGPAAFAGPTGGFLIAYVLSALTIAIISGSGETRLWKDIAAVLAGIAIVYLVGVPWLKISLDMDWAKAMTAGMLPFIPGDMLKGAAAVAIVKYLRPRFND
- a CDS encoding energy-coupling factor ABC transporter ATP-binding protein, producing the protein MTENTPIIEISRLSHIFSDGTMGLSDITFSVNRGEFLIISGPNGSGKSVLMKHLNGLLSPSEGDILIDGVPLSGDLISVRKKIGLVFQDADSQIIGQTVEKDAAFGPENLRLSREEIDRRVHSALDEVKLLHRKKSRPHILSGGEKRRLAVAGILCMEPELFIFDEPFSNLDYSGVKQVLHQLVDLHEKGHTIIVITHDLGKVLAHGTRLIIMEKGRIVAEGQPDGLLDSLEQWGIRRPKGLKSGDMTWLR